The Nicotiana tabacum cultivar K326 chromosome 5, ASM71507v2, whole genome shotgun sequence sequence tgaccaaaatagacctaccatcaaagataagggacaatattggccaaaaacttctctttctatgattcaaattttccttttccctttatATTAGTTACTGCACCTATGCAATGTCTTTTTCGATTAGAAACTTGGAATCCCCAATTACTAACCtatgacaagaggggttgctctgatggtaagcaacctctacttccaactaagaggttgtgagttcgagtctccccaagagcaaggtgagaagttcttggagggaaggatgtcaggggtctatttggaaacagcctctctacctcagggtaggggtaaggtctgcgtacacactaccctccccagacccccattaagtgggattatactgggttattgttgttgttgtcgtctatTCCCTTTTTAGAGGAGTTCTTCCTCTCTCAACATTTCATTAAAATtccaaagaaagagaaaacaaatgactAAAATTGCTCTATAGGACAAAAGTAACCCGCTTAGGCTGCAGACTCCAGTTCTCCGTCTCGTCGCCTCCCATTATTAGCCTACACAAAATCGGAAAATAGCTCAAGTGAGCAGACAACAGTGAATACTGTGTTGCGAAATACACTCGCTCCAACTTTTACTGCATCATCTCAAGTATAATTTCACTGTAAATTGATTTcatcttttgtttttgttatgcAAGCCCCAATGCACATTTAAAGCATCCCTaatatttgatttgtgttgataTTTTCACTTAATTACCTAGTTATTTTAGAGCTCATTGGTCCTTTAAAATCAAGTGAAGAAAGTGAAATCATTTTTCCTTCAGTATACACAGCAAAGAATTGGCTTCTATTTGTTTCCTGTAGGTAATATGTTTCAGAGATTTTCTTTTGTGTATAGTTTTTTATTAGTAGGTCAAAGAATCACGCTTGcgcaaaaacaacaacaacaacaaaaccagtGAGTTCCCACAAGTGGAGTTTGTGGAGGGTAGTGTGCACGCGGACCTTACCCCTAATCTAGGAGGGTAGAGAGCCGAATCATGCTTGCGTAGATACCTAAATTAATCCACTAGAGAAGTCTGCTCTGGTGGATTTGATATTTAACAAGGGTAGTCACCCTTATTAAAAGTTTAGGTTTTGATATTGTGGTTGATACTTTCTCCATCAATGTCATTATTAGTTTCAGGAGTGCTTGAGATAAATAAAAGGTTGGACATTTAATTAGTACTCAATCCGCCCTATTTTTTGTGGCATTGGTTTACTGGGtacagagtttaagaaagtaagataagcttttgaaacttgtggtctaaaacaaggcatagatatttgtgtggctatagatcatctcattaagggtaaaatgaggaagtttaaagttaattttttttttctaaatatagaaaggtGTCATTATTTATGGTTTACACTAAAAAGAAAATTGCGGCATATAAATTGTGACAGAGGGAGTAGTTTATTGCGTGTTTAGTTTCAATATTACCTTGAGTTGAGAACCCATGCTTTTCCTGGCATTTGGTTGTTGGGCAGATCTGTGTTTCCTACAGCTTTACCTGAGTTGTGAAAAATGTTCTCTTCCACGGAATATATTTTTAGCTGAAAGGTGGAATTGATTACCTTTTACTTATTGGGTGGAAGTCATCTTCTTTTGCAGATATCCCAGCTTTTACTACGTGTCACTTATTTCAGTCAATACTTAAGACATTATTCGAACATTTAATACTGTCACTACAAGATGATCTTCGTATCTTTTTTTTGATTAAGTAAGAGAAGTTCTTTAAATGGCATATAGAAGATGCATGGCAAAAATATGCAACAGAAGAATGTCTTACTGAATAACTAAGGAGCAGACACAATCCACCAAAAAAGTTCAGTATTAGGCCTCGTTGCATTACTATGTCACATACTTTTACGCCCAACTAAACACTGTAAAATTATTCAGAAAATGATGTCTCATAGTGAAATATTTTCACGAAAAAACTTTTTTTATGGAAAATACTTTCTTCCATTTAGATGAACTCCCAAAACTTTTGGAGGATAGTAAACTGACATTGTATGTAGCAAGTACAAACTCTGAATTGTTTCAACATCCGTGAATCTGACTGATGTTAATTCTGGTATGGGCTAACGTTGCTTTTATATTTGACACTATAGGATGGCGGTTGTAGAGCCTTCCCCCTTGTTGGATATTTTAGTAAGAGAACCAGAGGGTTTTGCTATATGGAATGGACCACCTTTCCCAAGTGGTCAACCTGGTATCAAGCTTGATAGGGTTCCTTGTACCAGTGCAAAGTTCAGTGAAGATGGGTCCAAACTCATGGTTACAAAATCAGACTCCATAATTAGCATCTTTGATTGCAAAACATTGAAAGAGATTAGGTCTTTTAATGTCCCAAACGTTCTTGCAGCTGTCATCTCTCCTCGTGGAACTTATCTTCAGACCTTCCAGAAATGTTCATCTCCTCAGGATAAGAACGTGGTCTTGTGGAAGATAGAAAATGGTGAATATGTTTACCAACTCTTCCAGAAAAATATGACAAAAGTTACATGGTAAATTTTCTTGTGTTTTGGCTGTCTATGTGGGAAATTGATGCTTAGAATTTCAGAGTATTTTATTCACTTGCACTCTGATTTTTTCAGGCCTTCCGTACGTTTCAGTTCTGACGAAACTGTTGCATGTCGATTGGCAACAAATGAGATCCAATTTTTTGATCCTAGGGATTTCTCTAAGGGATTTGTTAATCGGCTGCGAGTTCCTGCAATTGCTGCATTGGAGCTTTCTAAAGTCCCTGGATCCTACGTGGCTGCATTTGTTCCAGAATCCAAGGTCTAAAAATTATTGGATACTCATTAAATTATCAATTTGAAACATCCATGCATTATACTCTTGACGATGAATGTGCATTTTGATATGCCTCATGACTTTTTAACTAATCCATAGTATGCTTGTTGTTAGAGAACTTGACACAAACTAATGCCGAGCACATTCAGTCAAGTCTCATTGAAGTGCACTCCATCCTAAAAGTTTCTCTATAAATTCAAAAGCTTTTTCCAGTAGTTGTTCAAGCTGCTCCTTAATGTAATAAAAAATACACTCGAGGCTTTGGGAATATATGGCAGGCTTTCATAACGTATTCTATACGGGAGGTGCATAGTAATCCAGATATCCACGAGCTGTCTTGTTGGTTTTAAAGAGTTGTATTTCTGCACAGCACAGTACAATGTGTTTGTTGTAGTGAAAGCTGAGGGGAAGCTACTCGAGAGTAGTCAACAAAGTGAATCTGAAAAGTTGCCCGAATATTTTGGAATTCTTTTCGGCACAGTAATATCCAAAAACCAATAGGCGTAATAGAAGAGTAAAATACTTCCTTAGTTTCGTGCAACCAGATTACAACACAACATAAAATTCTTCAAGTGTCGTGTGCTTAAGGCTGCCAGTTCTCAGGGTTCCCATTTAACCTTTTGGAAAATTAATTTATGCAGGGAATGCCAGCCAGTGTTCAGATATATGCATGTGGAAAGGACTTACAAAGTCAAGCTGTTGCACGACGCAGCTTCTTCCGCTGCTCAACTGTGCAACTGAGCTGGAACTCTGGATCTACAGGGCTTCTAGTGGTGGTCCAATCAGATGTTGATAAAACAAACCAAAGCTACTACGGAGAATCAAAGTTGAACTACTTGACTACTGATGGGACCCATGAAGGGCTTGTTCCTCTCCGTATGTTGTTTTCATCTTCTTAATCTTCAGCCAAAGTTATGTGTTGAATGAGTGAATTTGCGACTTACTGATCCTTGGGCATGTTGCAGGTAAAGACGGCCCTATTCATGATGTTCAATGGTCCTATTCGGGTAAAGAATTTGCAGTTGTTTATGGTTGTATCCTTTACCAACACCCCAAAACCCACCCTCAAGGCTTCTGAAAttgttataaaaaatgaaaagaaagccttagagaaaagggaaaaaaagaagactGAAAAGAGTCTATGGAAATGTTACACACTTGTTGTGAAAAACCATACAAGTTGAAGACAAGAATATTTTGAAGAAATGTTACAAAGTTTGAAGTTGGATGCAACTTTTTTCTAGACTCCGTAGAAGTTTgaatatatgcacacttataacTAGTTGCTAAAGCTTAGAGCTTGGTTCTTCCATTATTCTCTCATTCGTGGTTCTGGGTGTTActgtttttctttaattattccgTTTAAAATCTTCTCTCTCTCGCTTAAGAGGAGGAATACACAATAAAAAATGTGAGACAAGTGTTAAATGGTGGAGGACATCTGGCACACATATTCTTTTTGCTCTTCAACTTACAGAGGAGGTCCAAGGTGAAGTGCGTTAGATCATTGCTTTTATATACTCACTGAACATGCGCTCTGTTCATTAATAGGGTCTAATGTAGTCCTAATAAAGAAGCTTTTATTTCCTCCCTCGAGTGGATTTGTTCAAAGATTAATTTGCAACTAGTATCCGCCTTCAAAGCAATGCCATAGCAATCAAGGAGTTAGAGCAACAACCTTGGGAACCAAGGCTCAAATATAGGAGAAATGACACTAGGTAAATTTATCCCATGCCTAAGCATTAACTGGTAGAGTTACTTGATACCTATGCTTGTCGTAAGCAGTAGGTTCTCGGTGGATTAGTTGAAGGTGCAAAATAGCCTCGACACCTCTGTTATTAAAAATATATGCAGCTAGAATTCCTATATTTTTTCTTGAATCCATTGTTTCATATATTTTCTGGATGCTGCTGCTATTCCTTAAATCACTTAGTTATGTCTTCTATGGCCACGGTGTTCGACAAGAAGTGCAATCCTCTGCTTGAGCTTGGAACAGGCCCATACAACACTATCAGATGGAATCCGCTGGGGAACTGTATCCTTGTCTTCAAAAAGACATTCTTTTTCTAATTTGTCATCATTGTTTCTAGTTGGTCATTGGAAAAAAGGGCTAGTTTATTTCCATCTGCAGTTACTGCTTTTGCTTGCCTTAATCCTTGTTCTACAGTTATATGCTTGGCAGGCTTTGGTAACTTACCAGGAGACATGGTATGTATATCTAGATGATTACTATATTCAGAAGTGGGAAATGTCCACAACTCTTATATCTGTTTCAAATATCATGGATTGCTACTacctataaaataaaaataaaaacttttgacACATAGGCTAAACATAATCAAAGTACCAACATTTCCCTTATTACCAACAATTAAACGAGAGATGGAAAGAGTTCGACATATCCCTTGATATGTAGTTTTTCTCATTTAAAATCAGCTTTGATATCAAGTGGCATCCTAATTCATGTGATTAAGAGTAAAATAGGGATGTTAAAGGAGTCAATCTTTTCGAgatagaacaaaaagaaaagaatctcATATAAAATAAGATCAAGGAAGTAGAATACTAGATTTAAGTGCTAAATAGAACACAAAATGATCAGCTTCATTGGAGGCATGCCAAACTTTTAACTATTCTAAGCTTGCTGCTTAGCAAATCATGCTCGAGAAGATTCTTTAGAACATATAGCGATCAACATAATTGGTGTATATGACCATTTGATTCTCCCTGTGCAAAACAAAACCCAATGGAATTATCAGATAGTTAGTATAGTTAGTGTTAGATAGTTAAGTGCAAACAATAATATTTACACTCTCCGTCccattttatgtgatgttgtttGATTGCTTGTGGAGcgtaagaaagaaagaaagacttgAACTTGTGATCTGAAACAAGTCGTATATtcgtgtggctataaatcatctcattaagggtaagataagaagtttaaagttaaattgtttctaaatatgtatcattctttttgggaaagactaaaaaggaaagtgtatcacataaattgagacagAGGGAGTGATATAATATACTCatctaaaatatatatttattaatgtAGTATCATCTACTCTTAAAAAAATGTTGTATCAGGTGGGTAAAACAACCATGTACATGGTAAAATGTCCCTATAAAGGGATTAATGCGTAAGTCATTATTCTTCGCTCATTCTCTCGGCCTTTTATCCTTGTTTCTCTTATATTTCATATGACATCTAAGCTTTTATTAGAATTACTATGCATTTACCAGTAATATTCGAGATAAGATAATGTCATTCACTGCATATTATTCCTAAAACCGTCTTGTTTATTTGAGTCTTCTTTGCTTCTTGCGAGTGTTATGCATCAACCAACAATACCATGAAACCAAGAATATTTAAGCAAACAAAATTTGAGAAGCCATGTCTTAAGTGGAGGTCACGCACTGACTAGGTTGCAGATTTTTATTAGGAGATCCACTCCATCTGCTCAGCGCGTGAACTCTATTCAGACAATTCAGTGAATTTCTTGCTTTCATGGCAGTTGATTTCCATCCCCAGCCTAACTAATTTCGATCACCTGAACCCTAATTCAGCATGGCTCAAAAAGTTCCTACTTCCTCTTTTTTTCCTGTAAGATTAATTAATATTCCGACTCACTGGGGTCGACTACCTGCGAATCATCCCAtccatctttcatatttttccaGTGGTTTTGCCTAGCTTATGACGGTTGTGTCTTTGCTGACAAAGATCTTACTGTACACCCACTTTCAATAGGATTATCCTGCACCATAAGCCTCAATTATAACCTGCGACAATCTCCAGTGATTTTCAATTGTTCTCTAGTTTTTTTTGGGTGAATTTTCTCGATGAATAGAATATCCCGTGATTTTTATGACTAACAGATGTTCAAAGATCTCATTCTGACAGCTTTTTCGGGTTAATTTTCCAGCAAGCTCAATTCCTTCCCCTGGTCTGTTCATCAATTTCCAACCATTTCCTCGGACATTTTGGCCTCCTTCAATTATGTCATAGGGATTGGATAATTTTGGTCACAAGAAAATAAGATATAGTGATTTATGtagcacccaagggtgtggccttAAGTGGGTGCAACCTTAGAGATCAGGGTTCAAATTCTAGCTCAGACAAGAAGCATTAGGTAATTTCTTCCCATCTACCTAAGCTTGATAGACAGAGTTAGCCAGTACCTATGCTAGTGGGAGGTAATAGGTACCCGATGAAATAGTTTACGTGCACGCAAGCTGGCCTAGACATCATTGCTATAAAAGAAAGGGAAGATATGGTGAATTTGTGTAGTCAGATGGTTTCTTTTATCTCATTAAAATGAGCTCCTTTAGTATATGGCACTTAAATAATCGTCTTAGGCTTGTAGTTTTAGTTGTTCAAATTGGCAAACTATTGCCTATATCTCTTAGTCCTCCATTCTTGTTATTTGGGTTGCTGGTTCAGCAGCTTCTACTCATATTTGTGCTAATAAACCACTCTGGCAAGTGCAGCCTGCCTGCACCTTGACCTTCATTTATGGTAGTTGTCTGAACAATTTAGACAGACTGTATTTGGCCATGTCTACCTGGAGGTTGAGAAAGTTCCTACTAAATCTTAGTTGATTCATAGAGTGATGCTTGCCTGTGATCTTGAATTACAAGTTTCTTCTGCTTATTTAGCTTAGCTTTTAAGCGATTAGTCATTACTTCAGGCATTCTGGGACTACAAGGAAAAGAAGCAGCTTGGAACTACAAGGGCTGAATTGTCAGTGACAAGTGAATGGTCTCCTGATGGTCGGTACTTTATGACTGCCACAACAGCTCCACGCCTTCAAGTTGATAATGGGTATGCATATGTTTTGctgattttgtttttaaaagaatgtgCTTTGGCTAAACGGTAACTTGAGAACCTAGTGTACAAATTTTTCAATTTGTAGCTTGCAATGATAAAACAATTTAATGCATCACAGTTAGTGCATTTTGCCCCATTTTATACCATATCAGAATATCTTGATAGCTGTCTGGACCACTTGACTTCTTTCAATCTATTGATTTTATAATGTCTTAAATCTTTAATCTAGTGGTCAACTTTTCAGATGCTGATGTTAATCCACCTGTAGGTTTGTTATAGCAATTATTATATATCTTCCTTGCTAAAAATGGACCTGTTGAATTATGGCCCTAATGCAACTGCATGAACTTATAAATATGTTGAGAAGCCTTCGGTGATTCTAAAGAATGAGAAGCTAGTGAGCATGCCTAATGCTGCCTTTGTGGGAAGAGTGAGGCAATGGGTTCATTGGCTAAAAGACCAGATTTTGTCTTACCATCAAAAAATTGTTGCCTTTGTTTGGAATGAGAGAAAGTGGAGTGCCAGGTTTATGCAAGCAGATATATTTGGCAATTTTGTTATTAAATACATGATAGCTAATGCTCATTCTTTCATGTTTTTGAAGGGTTAAAATTTTTCACCACAATGGATCATTGTACTTCAAGAAGATGTTTGACAGATTG is a genomic window containing:
- the LOC107782916 gene encoding uncharacterized protein LOC107782916, with translation MAVVEPSPLLDILVREPEGFAIWNGPPFPSGQPGIKLDRVPCTSAKFSEDGSKLMVTKSDSIISIFDCKTLKEIRSFNVPNVLAAVISPRGTYLQTFQKCSSPQDKNVVLWKIENGEYVYQLFQKNMTKVTWPSVRFSSDETVACRLATNEIQFFDPRDFSKGFVNRLRVPAIAALELSKVPGSYVAAFVPESKGMPASVQIYACGKDLQSQAVARRSFFRCSTVQLSWNSGSTGLLVVVQSDVDKTNQSYYGESKLNYLTTDGTHEGLVPLRKDGPIHDVQWSYSGKEFAVVYGFMSSMATVFDKKCNPLLELGTGPYNTIRWNPLGNFICLAGFGNLPGDMAFWDYKEKKQLGTTRAELSVTSEWSPDGRYFMTATTAPRLQVDNGVKIFHHNGSLYFKKMFDRLYQVDWKPESVEKFGDIEDLVKAVGSVEIDEAKAPGKGSKATQAVPKATPANPPAAKPAAYRPPHAKVAAAVQAELFGGSSSGELSKNALKNKKKREKQREKKQTEGASGTGGS